The window GGATCCATGCTTTATTCAAATATAATAAATCTGTATATACGTCGTATTGCAGTCTGCAGCTGCATGGTATTGTATGTAGCTTATACAGTAGATGATAGATCATACTCGATGATGCATGGACTGACTGATGTAAGTAGTAGTAGTGGTGGTGTTTAAGAGCTGTTCATGGTTGGATAGTAGGCGACGGTGGCCATGCCGCAGTTGCCGCCGTTCCCGCGCGTGAGGCGCATGTAGCCCCCCTCACCCCACCCCGTCCCCCACTGATTCTTCACCAACCAGTATTCCTGCCCGCCGCCGTCCGCCCCGTACCCCACCACCGTCACGGCGTGGTTCAGGTTCTGCCCGCACGATGAACTACCGACGAACACGCCGCTCATGTAGTGCTGAAAGTCAGGGTCCGCCTCCACGCCCACGGCCACCGGTTGGCTGGCCGCCAGCTCCCGCAGCGCGTCCTCATCGCCGTTCAGGCCCACCCAGCGGGGGGCGCCAACGGAGGCGGCCGAATTTGGCATGACGCTGCGGCACGCGCCCCGCTGGCCGGTATACGCGTAGGCTGCCTCCGGCTGCAGGCCGCCGCTTGCGGCGACGTAACGTAGGGCGGCGATGACGGAGCCACCCTTGCAGGTGCTAGTGTCGCCCGTGCAGTCGagcacctgctgctctgacatggAGATGAGGTTACCGGTGGCGATCTGTACGAGCCCCTcggtcgccgccaccgccgcgaaCGCCCAGCAACTCCCTGCACAGACGCAACGTTGTTTTTACGTACGTGTCAACATTTATTCATCTGCCAACTTTGGCCTGCAGATCCTTACCACATGAAGCTTGGTTCTTGACTTGGGTGACGGCGCCCTGGGCCCTCCAGTCCATGCTGTCCGGTGTGGACTGGAACTGAGCCTTGGACATGTTCACCGCGGCCACCGGCGTGTCCTCGGGACGGAGCCCGCCCGGCTGGTGACGGTACCCGAGGTGCTTCTCCACGAACTCTTCGTTGGTGAGGTCGGAGAACTGGTTGAGCCCGAGGGTGTACGTCCGGTTGCCCGCCCGGTTGACAGCGTCTACGTGGCGCGCGTTGGCCGCGAACACCTCCTGCCGGTGCAATTTCTCGGCAGCGTCGGTGTACGCGCGCCCGTACTTGGCCATCCACCGCTCGTGCCGGGCGGCCAGCGCGTCCCCTCGCGCCGCGGCAGCGCCGACAAAGGCAGTGGCGGCCACGAGCGCGAGCAGAAGCGCGAGCAGTGTGCCGTCGTGGCGGCGAGAGCTGTTACTGTGAATCGGCGCC of the Triticum dicoccoides isolate Atlit2015 ecotype Zavitan unplaced genomic scaffold, WEW_v2.0 scaffold31321, whole genome shotgun sequence genome contains:
- the LOC119345844 gene encoding ervatamin-C-like codes for the protein MAPIHSNSSRRHDGTLLALLLALVAATAFVGAAAARGDALAARHERWMAKYGRAYTDAAEKLHRQEVFAANARHVDAVNRAGNRTYTLGLNQFSDLTNEEFVEKHLGYRHQPGGLRPEDTPVAAVNMSKAQFQSTPDSMDWRAQGAVTQVKNQASCGSCWAFAAVAATEGLVQIATGNLISMSEQQVLDCTGDTSTCKGGSVIAALRYVAASGGLQPEAAYAYTGQRGACRSVMPNSAASVGAPRWVGLNGDEDALRELAASQPVAVGVEADPDFQHYMSGVFVGSSSCGQNLNHAVTVVGYGADGGGQEYWLVKNQWGTGWGEGGYMRLTRGNGGNCGMATVAYYPTMNSS